From the genome of Chloroflexota bacterium, one region includes:
- a CDS encoding Ldh family oxidoreductase, protein MPTFSAEPLTAATARILEAAGTPAEASAKIATWLVRADLSGHPSHGVIRIPDYIDRIRQGAFIPAVGPVVASESDTTVLLDAQYGFGHLAAEDLTLRLAAKAKTSRVAIGGIFHCNHIGRLGEWAELGADLGVVYLMAAGGPGTMRAAPFGGAEGRLSTNPMAFGAPAEGTDPLIVDFATTATAEGKVRVALAKGTQLPPGQILDGDGQPSTNPGDLYDGGVLLHMAGHKGYGLSLMTEILAANLTGAINPEINVRIGTFAMAVDTNAFDRGDGYDPASRDTFDRMRNTRPAAGFDEVLIPGDTERRSRETLSTAGLPVAEATWTAILDTADSLGLDRDELDGLARGSKEMGA, encoded by the coding sequence ATGCCGACGTTTTCCGCCGAACCCCTGACTGCCGCCACGGCGCGGATTCTGGAAGCTGCGGGGACGCCCGCCGAGGCGTCCGCCAAGATCGCGACGTGGCTGGTGCGCGCCGACCTGTCGGGGCATCCCTCGCACGGCGTGATTCGCATCCCCGACTACATCGACCGCATCCGCCAGGGCGCGTTCATTCCCGCGGTGGGCCCGGTGGTGGCATCCGAGTCCGACACCACGGTCTTGCTGGACGCCCAATATGGATTCGGTCACCTGGCGGCGGAGGATTTGACGTTACGCCTGGCGGCGAAGGCCAAGACGTCGCGCGTGGCGATTGGCGGCATCTTTCATTGCAACCACATCGGGCGCCTTGGTGAGTGGGCGGAGTTGGGAGCCGATCTGGGCGTGGTCTACCTTATGGCCGCGGGCGGGCCGGGCACGATGCGGGCGGCGCCGTTCGGCGGCGCAGAGGGGCGGCTGAGCACGAATCCCATGGCCTTTGGCGCCCCGGCGGAGGGAACCGATCCGCTGATCGTGGATTTCGCCACCACGGCCACCGCGGAGGGCAAGGTGCGGGTGGCGCTGGCGAAGGGCACGCAGTTGCCGCCCGGCCAGATCCTGGACGGCGATGGACAGCCGTCAACGAATCCCGGCGACCTCTATGACGGCGGCGTGCTGCTCCATATGGCGGGTCACAAGGGCTACGGCCTGTCACTGATGACGGAGATCCTGGCCGCCAATCTCACCGGCGCCATCAACCCCGAGATCAACGTGCGCATCGGCACGTTTGCCATGGCCGTCGACACCAACGCCTTCGATCGGGGCGACGGATACGACCCGGCCTCTCGCGACACGTTCGACCGCATGCGAAACACGCGCCCGGCCGCCGGCTTCGACGAGGTGCTGATACCCGGCGACACCGAGCGACGCTCGCGGGAGACGCTGAGTACGGCCGGCCTGCCGGTGGCAGAGGCGACGTGGACGGCGATCCTGGACACGGCCGACAGCCTGGGGCTGGATCGGGACGAGTTGGACGGGCTGGCGCGCGGGTCGAAAGAGATGGGGGCTTAG
- a CDS encoding Ldh family oxidoreductase: MPSFPVEGLTEASSRVLGAAGAPDDIADQLAQWLANSNLAGHPSHGFQRVPEYVGLILEGKMKPAERPTIVSETATTVLIEGNLGFGHFAAELLTRVVAAKAKESSVAIGGMTNVTHIGRLGEWGELGNELGVISYLCMGWAGGAADIAAPFGGAEPRVGTLPFTFGAPATEDDGMLIDMATTASAEGKVRVYRDKGLPVPDGWLLDQDGRPTNDPAKLYEGGMLVPFGGHKGYAVGLMVSLLGANLVGTAVEGGENPAGGFALAIDPGAFGDAEDVRRGIRANLQRLRNTRPAPGFTEVQVPGDFERASCRALAGQPLDIPDSTWELYLDSAEKVGVSADEVNALASGAG, translated from the coding sequence ATGCCCAGCTTTCCTGTCGAGGGACTCACCGAGGCCTCCAGTCGCGTCCTTGGGGCCGCCGGAGCGCCGGACGACATTGCCGACCAGCTGGCCCAATGGCTGGCCAACTCGAACCTGGCGGGGCATCCCTCGCACGGGTTCCAGCGGGTACCGGAGTACGTGGGGCTGATTCTCGAAGGCAAGATGAAGCCCGCCGAGCGCCCGACCATCGTGTCGGAGACCGCGACCACAGTCCTGATCGAGGGCAACCTGGGCTTTGGGCACTTCGCGGCCGAGCTGCTCACGCGCGTGGTAGCGGCCAAGGCCAAGGAGTCGTCGGTCGCCATTGGCGGCATGACCAACGTGACCCACATCGGCCGCCTGGGCGAGTGGGGCGAGCTTGGCAACGAGTTGGGCGTGATCTCGTATCTCTGTATGGGTTGGGCCGGGGGAGCGGCCGACATCGCGGCCCCCTTCGGAGGGGCGGAGCCGCGGGTGGGCACGCTGCCGTTCACCTTCGGCGCGCCGGCGACCGAGGACGACGGCATGCTGATCGACATGGCGACGACGGCATCCGCCGAGGGCAAGGTGCGGGTCTACCGCGACAAAGGCCTGCCGGTGCCGGACGGCTGGCTGCTGGACCAGGACGGGCGACCGACCAACGACCCGGCAAAACTCTACGAGGGTGGGATGTTGGTGCCGTTTGGCGGCCATAAGGGCTATGCCGTTGGCCTGATGGTGTCGTTGCTGGGCGCCAACCTGGTGGGCACCGCGGTGGAGGGCGGCGAGAATCCTGCCGGCGGCTTCGCGCTGGCGATCGACCCCGGGGCGTTCGGTGACGCCGAGGACGTGCGGCGCGGCATCCGCGCCAACCTACAGCGCCTGCGCAACACGCGCCCCGCGCCGGGATTCACCGAAGTTCAGGTGCCGGGAGATTTCGAGCGCGCCTCGTGCCGCGCCCTGGCCGGGCAGCCGCTGGACATTCCCGACTCGACCTGGGAGCTCTACCTCGACAGCGCCGAGAAGGTGGGGGTGTCGGCCGACGAGGTCAACGCCCTGGCGAGCGGGGCGGGGTAG
- a CDS encoding iron-containing alcohol dehydrogenase, protein MTFGPSPSTFRTTPTLVFGRGAILELPDQLRRAGAGRVLIVTDPGIAACGVLAQVEELLRDAGFSFGLYTDVVPEPPSPSVDACAEAIKADGADVVVGLGGGSAMDTSQIAACLVTNGGTTEDWLGVEILEKPGVPTISVPTTAGTASELTGNAVIVLADQSNKMSVVSPYIYPKAAIVDPALTDSVPPDVTAATGMDAFCHATESFISVKATPHTRLYAAESMRRVVEYLPRAVADGSDTEARDELAYACVMAGYTLANAGTIIVHAMAHAIGAWAKIPHGVANTLCLLPVMGFCAERVPALVGGMAEPLGAPNGANDADRAQATLDAMRGLIDGVGLSTRLGETGVQRDWLPEVARVTHGSRRLMDQSPAQPTEAELLAMLEAAY, encoded by the coding sequence ATGACTTTCGGCCCTTCACCTTCGACCTTTCGGACCACGCCCACGCTTGTCTTCGGACGTGGAGCGATCCTTGAGCTCCCGGATCAACTGCGCCGCGCGGGCGCCGGCCGCGTCTTGATCGTCACTGATCCCGGCATCGCCGCATGTGGCGTTCTGGCGCAGGTTGAGGAGTTGCTTCGAGACGCCGGATTCTCGTTCGGCCTCTATACCGACGTCGTGCCCGAACCCCCCAGCCCGAGCGTGGACGCCTGCGCCGAGGCCATCAAGGCCGACGGCGCGGACGTGGTTGTGGGTCTCGGCGGCGGCAGCGCCATGGACACCTCGCAGATCGCCGCCTGCCTGGTGACCAACGGCGGTACGACCGAAGACTGGCTGGGCGTCGAGATCCTCGAAAAGCCCGGCGTTCCCACAATCAGCGTTCCCACCACCGCGGGCACCGCGTCCGAGCTGACCGGCAACGCGGTCATCGTGCTGGCGGACCAGTCCAACAAGATGTCCGTCGTGAGCCCCTACATCTACCCGAAAGCGGCGATCGTCGATCCGGCGCTCACGGACTCGGTACCGCCGGACGTCACCGCGGCCACAGGCATGGACGCCTTCTGCCACGCCACCGAGTCGTTCATCTCGGTCAAAGCCACGCCGCACACGCGCCTTTATGCCGCCGAGTCGATGCGGCGCGTCGTGGAGTACCTGCCGCGCGCGGTGGCCGACGGCAGCGACACTGAGGCCCGCGACGAGCTGGCCTACGCTTGTGTCATGGCTGGCTACACCCTGGCCAACGCCGGCACGATCATCGTCCACGCCATGGCGCACGCCATCGGCGCCTGGGCCAAGATCCCCCACGGCGTGGCCAACACCCTCTGCCTGCTGCCCGTGATGGGCTTCTGCGCCGAGCGCGTGCCAGCGCTCGTGGGCGGTATGGCCGAGCCGCTGGGCGCTCCGAACGGCGCCAACGACGCCGACCGCGCCCAGGCAACGCTGGACGCCATGCGGGGGCTGATAGATGGCGTCGGTCTGTCCACCCGCCTCGGCGAGACCGGCGTGCAGCGCGACTGGCTGCCCGAGGTCGCCCGTGTCACCCACGGCAGCCGCCGCCTCATGGACCAAAGCCCCGCCCAACCGACCGAAGCGGAGCTCCTGGCCATGCTCGAGGCGGCGTACTAG